The sequence below is a genomic window from Coffea arabica cultivar ET-39 chromosome 4c, Coffea Arabica ET-39 HiFi, whole genome shotgun sequence.
AATTCCGACCTCCAACATATAATTTGTTATTATATTCTATAACAATTGTAATGCGGCTATTGTACTCTTTGCTGAGATCAACCATGGCTAGAATTTCTCCTGAAGGGCTAAATTTCACACCTTGGGGTGCAACGGTGGAGTCATTTTTCGGAACATTCACTGCAACCCAGTAGTTTCCTTCTTGGTTCCTCTTAATCTTGTTCGGGCCTCCTGGAAATGTCAAGAAAACTTCAGAAGTTCCAGCTTTTTCTCCTTTGAGCCAATACCTTAGAATTCTCTTTGCAATGAACTCCGAAACGAGGAGGAATGAGGCATCACTGTCGGTGGCCAACCCTACAGCTCCGGCTAGCTGTGAGAGTAGCACGGTTACGTTTTTGGTTCTTGGATCGTACTTCAACAATCTTGCTGTTGAGTCTCCAGTTTGGATAGATTTATCCGCATCTCTTCGTAATGAAAATGTAATCGAAATCAATTAGCCTGAGTCCATGCAAAAACAGCCACGCTCATAAAATGTACTAGAAGTTTTATGCAAGAGTGATGAACTTACTTTGGACCATAAACAGCACTGGCATCTGTAAAATAAACAGGTCCATCACTAGTCTTAGTTACGGCAATGAGAAAGCGGTAAGGCACTCCATCCTTAGTCGGGACAAGAGTAGTAGCCAGCCCTCCAAATGCTCCTACACGAGTAAGGCCGACGAATGGATCACAACAATAGAGTTGACCGGCGAAATAATCGAAATCCAGTCCCAGAGG
It includes:
- the LOC140004652 gene encoding protein STRICTOSIDINE SYNTHASE-LIKE 11-like, producing the protein MTDSAFCDGTTSLDKSPTCGLPLGLDFDYFAGQLYCCDPFVGLTRVGAFGGLATTLVPTKDGVPYRFLIAVTKTSDGPVYFTDASAVYGPKDADKSIQTGDSTARLLKYDPRTKNVTVLLSQLAGAVGLATDSDASFLLVSEFIAKRILRYWLKGEKAGTSEVFLTFPGGPNKIKRNQEGNYWVAVNVPKNDSTVAPQGVKFSPSGEILAMVDLSKEYNSRITIVIEYNNKLYVGGRNFPFVGQYDIKYV